A single genomic interval of Agromyces cerinus harbors:
- a CDS encoding pyridoxal phosphate-dependent decarboxylase family protein produces the protein MTEANTTSGASGEAAQTADASYDAVIEASGRHARAWLSSVRERAIPPQATADDIKDRLGRELPEAGEPDLEVIARLAEGVEPGLIAIGSPRFYGWVIGGTQPVALGADWLVSAWDQNTGLRAITPGAVAVEELAGEWLLDLLGLPPQSDVGFTTGATMAQFSCMAAARGEVLRRAGWDVEADGLAGGPAIRFIAGDERHGTMDLAARYLGLGAPIAVPADEQGRIRVDELAAVLAAGQGPAIVALQAGNIHSGAFDDFAAAIEVAHAAGAWVHVDGAFGLWAAASPSLRHLTAGFAAADSWSTDAHKTLNVPYDCGIAIVRDPAAMRRALGMHASYLQATEVGADPHEKAPELSRRARGVPTWAVLRSLGREGVARLVDGLAEAARGIADGVGALPGVEVLNEVVFTQVCIALDDDAVTEALSERLWNEGEVLAMTSRWHGRAVVRFSVSNWRTDAAEVRRTVDTVARTLTAIRG, from the coding sequence ATGACTGAAGCGAACACGACGTCCGGCGCGTCGGGCGAGGCCGCCCAGACAGCGGATGCCTCGTACGACGCGGTGATCGAGGCATCCGGCCGCCACGCCCGAGCGTGGCTCTCGAGTGTCCGCGAGCGGGCGATCCCGCCGCAGGCGACGGCCGACGACATCAAGGACCGCCTCGGGCGCGAGCTGCCGGAGGCGGGCGAACCCGACCTCGAGGTCATCGCGCGACTGGCCGAGGGTGTCGAGCCCGGACTCATCGCGATCGGCTCGCCGCGCTTCTACGGTTGGGTGATCGGCGGCACGCAGCCCGTCGCGCTCGGCGCCGACTGGCTCGTCTCGGCATGGGACCAGAACACAGGCCTGCGCGCGATAACGCCTGGGGCGGTCGCCGTCGAGGAGCTCGCCGGCGAGTGGCTGCTCGACCTGCTCGGCCTGCCGCCGCAGAGCGACGTGGGCTTCACGACGGGCGCCACGATGGCGCAGTTCTCGTGCATGGCGGCCGCGCGGGGCGAGGTACTGCGCCGGGCGGGATGGGACGTCGAGGCTGATGGGCTCGCCGGCGGTCCGGCCATACGATTCATCGCCGGCGACGAGCGTCACGGCACCATGGACCTCGCAGCACGGTACCTGGGGCTGGGCGCACCGATCGCGGTACCCGCTGACGAACAGGGGCGCATCCGCGTCGACGAACTGGCCGCGGTGCTCGCCGCCGGCCAGGGCCCGGCGATCGTCGCGCTCCAGGCCGGCAACATCCACTCCGGTGCGTTCGACGACTTCGCCGCCGCGATCGAGGTGGCGCACGCGGCCGGCGCGTGGGTGCACGTCGACGGCGCATTCGGGCTCTGGGCTGCGGCGTCTCCGTCGCTGCGCCACCTGACCGCGGGGTTCGCGGCCGCCGACTCGTGGTCGACCGACGCGCACAAGACCCTGAACGTGCCGTACGACTGCGGCATCGCGATCGTGCGCGACCCGGCAGCGATGCGGCGCGCCCTCGGCATGCACGCGAGCTACCTGCAGGCCACCGAGGTCGGCGCAGACCCCCACGAGAAGGCGCCTGAGCTCTCGCGTCGCGCTCGCGGCGTACCGACCTGGGCGGTGCTCCGCTCCCTCGGTCGCGAGGGCGTCGCGCGGCTCGTCGACGGACTCGCCGAAGCTGCGCGCGGCATCGCCGACGGGGTCGGCGCTCTGCCCGGCGTCGAGGTGCTGAACGAGGTGGTCTTCACCCAGGTCTGCATCGCCCTCGACGACGACGCGGTCACCGAAGCGCTCAGCGAGCGGCTCTGGAACGAGGGCGAGGTGCTCGCCATGACCTCCCGCTGGCATGGCCGCGCCGTCGTGCGCTTCTCGGTGAGCAATTGGCGAACGGATGCCGCGGAGGTGCGCCGAACGGTCGACACCGTCGCCCGCACGCTCACCGCGATCCGGGGCTGA
- a CDS encoding SseB family protein: MSADAGEGRSGDNAAAADSAGVPWAGRSFQPNTHASDDGRAPEALAAALDAFHAGDAGQAPVVAEFARSRLLIPLLAELGDGGSEVGAHGLAVDKSQELSIVTVQGPDGRKVLPVFASVEAMSRWNPLARPVPADGVRVALAAADDGTDLVVLDPGSPTEFVLRRPAVWSVAQSHEWQPPFESPAVGAAFRGSIERELAVLGVTLLPGDPTARLTGPELVVRLELVAGLSREELDVITARLARRWAADDVIATSVDSLTVKLVGTPTG, translated from the coding sequence GTGAGTGCTGACGCTGGCGAGGGCCGCTCCGGCGACAACGCCGCTGCCGCCGACTCCGCCGGCGTGCCGTGGGCCGGGCGTTCCTTCCAGCCCAACACGCACGCCTCTGACGACGGCCGGGCGCCCGAGGCGCTCGCCGCGGCCCTCGACGCGTTCCATGCCGGCGACGCCGGGCAGGCGCCCGTCGTGGCGGAGTTCGCGCGTTCGCGCCTCCTGATCCCCTTGCTCGCCGAACTCGGCGACGGGGGCTCAGAAGTCGGCGCTCACGGTCTCGCGGTCGACAAGAGCCAGGAGCTCTCGATCGTGACGGTGCAGGGCCCCGACGGTCGCAAGGTGCTTCCCGTGTTCGCCTCGGTCGAGGCGATGTCGCGGTGGAACCCGCTCGCGAGGCCGGTGCCGGCCGACGGCGTGCGCGTCGCCCTCGCGGCCGCCGACGACGGCACCGATCTCGTCGTGCTCGACCCGGGTTCGCCGACCGAGTTCGTGCTTCGGCGCCCGGCGGTATGGTCGGTCGCGCAGTCGCACGAGTGGCAGCCGCCGTTCGAGTCGCCCGCCGTCGGCGCGGCGTTCCGGGGTTCGATCGAGCGAGAGCTCGCCGTGCTCGGCGTGACCCTGCTCCCCGGCGACCCGACGGCCCGCCTCACCGGACCCGAGCTCGTCGTGCGTCTCGAGCTCGTCGCCGGCCTCAGCCGTGAGGAGCTCGACGTGATCACGGCGCGGCTCGCCCGGCGCTGGGCGGCCGACGACGTCATCGCGACCTCGGTCGATTCGCTGACGGTCAAGCTCGTCGGCACGCCCACCGGCTGA